The Geoalkalibacter subterraneus genome contains the following window.
GGTAGTTTTGTCGTCAAGGATTATCGTGATTATATGGGCCGCAACCCGAAAACAGGTGAGGTCATTCACGTCAAACCCAAAAAATTGCCGTTTTTCAAGGTCGGCAAAGAACTGCGCGAGCGCGTCAACAAGCAGCATTAAGTCACCGTTCGACACCACGCTCCAAGTCCTCATGCCGGAGCGGATGGTGAAATTTTCTTTAAAGCGACCCGGAGAGGCCAGCAATGTGCTTCTCCGTTTTTTTGTGTCAACATTCTGCGCTGCAGGGAGAAAATGTCATGATTTTACCGTTTTTTGAAAAACTTCCCCAATTGAAGGGCGAAGTTTTTATTGAAAAAAGCGCCCGGGTTATCGGTGATGTCAATCTGGGCGATGGTGCCAGCATCTGGTTCAACGTCGTGGTGCGCGGTGATGTCAATTATATCCGCATCGGAGATCGAACCAATATTCAGGATGGCTCTGTCGTTCATGTGACCCGTGACACCCACCCGACGATCCTGGGGGATGACGTTACCGTTGGACACAATGTGACGCTTCATGGCTGCATCATCGGCAATCGGGTTCTGGTGGGAATGGGGGCGGTGGTTCTCGATGGCGTCGAAATCGGTGATGATTGTATTATCGGTGCCGGTTCCGTGGTAGCCCCCGGGACAAAAGTTCCCGCAGGGCATCTGATACTTGGGAATCCTGGCCGCGTCAAAAGGCCATTAAAATCTTCGGAAATTTCTCACCTTAAGGTTTCTGCGGACAATTACATTCACTATATGCGGCAATATCTTTCCATGACGGAAGAAGGGTGCGGAAAGATTGGTTGATTTTATTTTCTCAAAAGACTAAGATGGCGTTAATTATTTGGGATATATAATTGCCGCCACATCTCGTGTTTAGCGGGCGCCTCTACGGGCGAAAACTTGGTCTGAGGAACCGTGAAAACAACCTCCCGGGAAAAAATCTCGCATATGCCGGCACTTATTCTGTGCCTGCTGCTGTTGTTTTCTGCCATCTACTCAAAGACGGCTGAAGCTGTGCCCACCGTTTCCGGAGGCACGGGTCTGCTGACACAGCCAAGTGCCCAGACGCTTGACGCCGGCAATATCAGTTTTGGGCTTTGGTATCATCAAGCCAACGGACCATCGGGCTCTGCACGCACTGTCCCCGTCGCCATGACCCTGGGCCTTGGATCCTTTCTTGAAGTCTACGGCGCATACCCCAACCTCCTCTTCAACGACGACGACCTCAAGAGCGGCCGCGGCAATATTCAACTCGGATTCAAGGCACGTGTCTTCGGTAAACGCGCAGACCTTTTTCGCATCGCCATTGATCTGCAGGGACGACGTTCCGTGTCCGACAACCCAGACCTGGATGGAATCAACAGCTATCAGGCGCGCATCATTGCCAGTTTTAAAAAGGAACGTTTCGGGTTGCATGCCAATATGGGCTATCGTTTCAACGATGATCCCGGCACGACCGCTGAGTTCGATGATCAATTGGTCGCAGGCTTCGGTTTAGAGTTCGCGCCTTTGACACGTCTTCGGGTCATGGCCGAGATGGAATTTGCGACGGAAAAAATCGAAGGAGAGGGTGAAGAGGGGGAGGTGACACTGGGGTTTCGATATTTTCTTTCACCTCACTTGACTCTGCATGCCGCAATGGGGTTCGGCATCCTTGACGCAAGCCCTGATTGGCGGACCCTGCTCGGTTTCTCCACCTCCCAGGGGGTCGGAACCTACCTCAAACCCGTACCGCGCATCATTCAACCCGCCGACGAAAAAGATGACGCTGAAGCCTCTGCCTCCGATGCGGCCTCGACCAAAAAGATCCGGCCCTTGTCGCCTCTGCTTGCCGGGCAGGTCAAACCCCGCAAAGTAGGTCAGGTGGAAAAGCTGGAAGTCCCCGTTGAAGCCAAGATGGAAGAGATCATGCTGACAAAGCAGGAGAGTTTC
Protein-coding sequences here:
- a CDS encoding HU family DNA-binding protein; translated protein: MNKSELVEKLAGKKNLTYKKSEEIVNLIFDSMTEALINCDRIEIRGFGSFVVKDYRDYMGRNPKTGEVIHVKPKKLPFFKVGKELRERVNKQH
- a CDS encoding gamma carbonic anhydrase family protein; amino-acid sequence: MILPFFEKLPQLKGEVFIEKSARVIGDVNLGDGASIWFNVVVRGDVNYIRIGDRTNIQDGSVVHVTRDTHPTILGDDVTVGHNVTLHGCIIGNRVLVGMGAVVLDGVEIGDDCIIGAGSVVAPGTKVPAGHLILGNPGRVKRPLKSSEISHLKVSADNYIHYMRQYLSMTEEGCGKIG
- a CDS encoding OmpA family protein produces the protein MPALILCLLLLFSAIYSKTAEAVPTVSGGTGLLTQPSAQTLDAGNISFGLWYHQANGPSGSARTVPVAMTLGLGSFLEVYGAYPNLLFNDDDLKSGRGNIQLGFKARVFGKRADLFRIAIDLQGRRSVSDNPDLDGINSYQARIIASFKKERFGLHANMGYRFNDDPGTTAEFDDQLVAGFGLEFAPLTRLRVMAEMEFATEKIEGEGEEGEVTLGFRYFLSPHLTLHAAMGFGILDASPDWRTLLGFSTSQGVGTYLKPVPRIIQPADEKDDAEASASDAASTKKIRPLSPLLAGQVKPRKVGQVEKLEVPVEAKMEEIMLTKQESFHEQAPSAVKTHSLNPLTPMSVPGPSAVEDKPRKILKEEGEDSADPSIPAFVYRKFRLPELSFDFDQWTLSDEGKKALSEIVASLREDTRWFFLRIDGHTDDIGSDRYNMNLSLQRAISMGSYLVDREGIDADRIFVKGFGESRPVASNETEEGRSQNRRVEILVLVPRESWH